The proteins below are encoded in one region of Amycolatopsis acidiphila:
- a CDS encoding sensor histidine kinase, with amino-acid sequence MSVVIQHEGVSEYPAGRAAAGPAPRAGGRRWRRLRDWPVRRRLVALIVVPTVVVVALGTVGVVQAAQSAIGDRHAHTLAQLSSSLTELVDRIENEQTEAAVFVASGRSPAEGRALRSSYFPVDAAVAQPVRILLGQIGESYPAATKARAHAAAFRLGELANLRSAVENSQLPVNVVVSKYSDVITDLLALDDEIAGEAADPTVVASVRALGAVSRDKAQLGVQRSLVAAALTAHRFDLGGFAALTDAISAGNSAYNEFQGAATGAQAQQYAFVVTGQDVDQTQEVLNQVTSSGGSWVSSAPAGAPGVWSAAMSGTLGKIRTVERGLIGEITTRAADLAGSAVRRAVLAGAITLVVLIVALAATMMVARSLVLPLRALRKGALTVAGRRLPQLVTRLRTEAPEDVEIRVTPIEVDSADEIGQVARAFDEVHRVASRLAGEQAALRGQVNALFVNLSRRSQTLVERQLDVIDSLEQGEQDSQRLQKLFVLDHLATRMRRNGENLLVLGGQEPSRRFTEAMPLFDVLRAAASEVERYELIDVAQDLPHIHVAESMVTDLVHLVAELLDNATVFSPPDERVRVRARPAGRGGVQVEIVDRGLGMTAEDLAAANADLADPPVLQAGVSRRMGLFVVGRLARRHGIDVHLAPGRPHGLVVLVGLPPLAVVDRRKPTAPEKLPSPSAPEAPVPGWPGHRWIAAMNAAGPSATSWFGEDPLPAISRSPGEPAHAGNGFSAAAPRALTSGGQSSVGLPLRVPGANYVPGSLRTDAQQDMAVPQAREEPAEPTRQQASWEQGPDALRARFAAYQSGARRGHAAAGRGPAPEQEADRRPVLIRPSPRPLTSGGQSSVGLPLRVPGANYVPGSLHADTRQEAAVAQTRDEQAEPAGQASWEQGPDALRARFAAYQSGARRGHSAARRVDANARPDRDPTWP; translated from the coding sequence CGCAACTGAGCTCTTCGCTGACGGAGCTGGTCGACCGGATCGAGAACGAGCAGACCGAGGCGGCGGTGTTCGTCGCGTCGGGTCGGTCGCCTGCCGAGGGCCGGGCTCTGCGGTCGTCGTACTTTCCGGTCGACGCCGCCGTGGCACAGCCGGTGCGGATCCTCCTGGGCCAGATCGGTGAGTCCTACCCGGCGGCCACGAAGGCCCGGGCACACGCGGCCGCCTTCCGCTTGGGTGAGCTGGCGAACCTGCGAAGCGCTGTGGAGAACAGCCAGCTGCCGGTGAACGTGGTCGTCAGCAAGTACTCCGATGTCATCACCGATCTGCTGGCCCTCGACGACGAAATCGCGGGGGAGGCCGCGGACCCCACCGTGGTGGCCTCGGTCCGCGCCCTCGGCGCGGTCTCGCGGGACAAGGCGCAGCTGGGCGTGCAGCGCAGCCTGGTCGCTGCCGCACTGACCGCGCACCGGTTCGACCTCGGCGGTTTCGCCGCGCTGACCGACGCGATCTCCGCGGGGAACAGCGCGTACAACGAGTTTCAGGGTGCGGCCACCGGCGCGCAGGCGCAGCAGTACGCGTTCGTTGTGACCGGCCAGGACGTCGACCAGACGCAGGAGGTGCTCAATCAGGTCACCAGCTCCGGGGGAAGCTGGGTGAGCAGCGCCCCGGCCGGCGCCCCCGGGGTCTGGTCGGCTGCCATGTCGGGAACCCTCGGGAAGATCCGCACGGTGGAGCGCGGGCTGATCGGGGAGATCACCACGCGTGCCGCCGACCTGGCCGGCTCCGCCGTGCGCCGGGCGGTGCTGGCGGGCGCGATCACGCTGGTGGTGCTCATCGTGGCGCTGGCCGCCACGATGATGGTGGCTCGTTCACTGGTGCTGCCGCTGCGGGCGCTGCGCAAAGGCGCCTTGACGGTGGCGGGCAGGCGCCTGCCGCAACTCGTCACGAGGCTGCGGACCGAGGCGCCGGAAGACGTCGAGATCCGCGTGACACCCATCGAGGTCGATTCGGCCGACGAGATCGGACAGGTCGCCCGTGCCTTCGACGAGGTGCACCGGGTCGCGTCGCGGCTGGCCGGTGAACAGGCGGCCTTGCGCGGCCAGGTGAACGCCCTGTTCGTCAACCTGTCCCGGCGTAGTCAGACGCTGGTGGAACGACAGCTGGACGTGATCGACAGCCTCGAGCAGGGAGAGCAGGACTCGCAGCGGCTGCAGAAGCTGTTCGTGCTCGACCACCTCGCCACCAGGATGCGCCGCAATGGGGAGAACCTGCTGGTGCTGGGCGGACAGGAACCCAGCCGTCGGTTCACCGAGGCGATGCCGCTGTTCGACGTGCTCCGGGCGGCCGCGTCCGAGGTGGAACGATACGAGCTCATCGACGTCGCGCAGGACCTGCCGCACATCCACGTCGCCGAGTCCATGGTCACCGACCTGGTCCACCTGGTGGCCGAGCTCCTGGACAACGCGACCGTGTTCTCGCCGCCGGATGAACGGGTGCGGGTGCGGGCCCGGCCGGCCGGCCGCGGCGGCGTGCAGGTGGAGATCGTCGACCGCGGTCTGGGCATGACCGCGGAAGACCTGGCGGCGGCGAACGCCGATCTGGCCGACCCTCCGGTGCTCCAGGCAGGGGTGTCGCGCCGGATGGGCTTGTTCGTCGTCGGTCGCCTCGCCCGCCGCCACGGGATAGACGTTCACCTGGCGCCCGGAAGGCCGCACGGGCTCGTCGTCCTCGTCGGGCTGCCTCCGCTCGCTGTCGTCGACCGGCGGAAGCCGACCGCGCCGGAGAAGCTGCCCTCGCCGTCCGCCCCGGAAGCGCCGGTCCCCGGCTGGCCGGGTCACCGCTGGATCGCCGCGATGAACGCGGCGGGCCCGAGTGCCACGAGCTGGTTCGGCGAGGACCCGCTGCCCGCCATCTCGCGCTCACCAGGCGAACCTGCTCACGCCGGAAACGGCTTCAGCGCGGCGGCTCCACGGGCGTTGACCTCGGGTGGGCAGTCGTCGGTCGGGCTGCCGTTACGGGTCCCGGGAGCGAACTACGTGCCCGGATCGCTGCGCACTGACGCGCAGCAGGACATGGCTGTGCCACAGGCGCGCGAGGAGCCGGCCGAACCGACGCGGCAGCAGGCGAGCTGGGAGCAGGGCCCCGACGCGCTGCGTGCTCGTTTCGCCGCGTACCAGTCGGGTGCGCGTCGCGGGCACGCCGCCGCCGGGCGCGGGCCGGCGCCGGAACAGGAAGCCGATCGCCGGCCCGTGCTGATCAGGCCGTCGCCGCGGCCGTTGACCTCGGGTGGGCAGTCGTCGGTCGGGCTGCCATTGCGTGTCCCGGGAGCGAACTACGTGCCCGGATCGCTGCACGCCGACACGCGGCAGGAGGCAGCGGTGGCGCAGACCCGTGACGAGCAGGCAGAGCCGGCGGGACAGGCGAGCTGGGAGCAGGGCCCGGACGCGCTGCGTGCTCGTTTCGCCGCATACCAGTCGGGTGCTCGCCGTGGCCACTCCGCCGCGCGGAGGGTCGACGCGAACGCACGCCCCGACCGCGATCCGACATGGCCGTGA
- a CDS encoding roadblock/LC7 domain-containing protein: MQDVQNTGRDLNWLVTDFVERVPGVAHAVVVSADGLPIAVSVEVPGDRADQLAAITSGLASLTAGASQVFDGDGVTQTVVEMRRGTLLLMAVGDGSSLAVLAAPSCDLGLVTYEMAVLVERVGRAVNPARRVGSAPGQ, translated from the coding sequence GTGCAGGACGTCCAGAACACCGGCCGGGATCTGAACTGGCTGGTCACCGACTTCGTCGAGCGAGTACCCGGCGTGGCCCACGCGGTGGTCGTTTCCGCCGACGGGCTCCCGATAGCCGTCTCGGTCGAGGTCCCCGGCGACCGCGCCGACCAGCTGGCGGCGATCACTTCGGGGCTGGCGAGCCTGACCGCCGGGGCGTCGCAGGTATTCGACGGCGACGGGGTGACTCAGACCGTGGTCGAGATGCGGCGGGGCACACTGCTGCTGATGGCCGTGGGAGACGGGTCGTCGCTGGCGGTCCTCGCGGCGCCGTCCTGCGATCTCGGTCTGGTGACCTACGAGATGGCAGTGCTGGTGGAACGGGTCGGCAGGGCGGTGAACCCGGCCCGGCGCGTCGGCTCGGCACCAGGGCAGTGA